From Streptomyces cyaneogriseus subsp. noncyanogenus, the proteins below share one genomic window:
- a CDS encoding histone deacetylase, translating to MELTGAMYFATESPVWGGGRAFYDPDASGRVLARAHLITVEQFADIAAQEMYRQPGVDLDLVDALTQGRDVLGGGRYETLVCAGQVDGLPVLTFTAPWGMNDIQWVPPSPAYVRFLASGLLSTGAWDEDAVATYVAACPGASGHWSSKDIAALLKPKAL from the coding sequence GTGGAACTGACCGGCGCAATGTACTTCGCCACGGAGTCGCCCGTGTGGGGAGGCGGCAGGGCCTTCTACGACCCGGACGCGTCCGGGCGCGTGCTCGCCAGGGCGCACCTGATTACGGTGGAGCAGTTTGCCGACATCGCGGCTCAGGAGATGTACCGACAGCCGGGAGTAGACCTTGACCTGGTTGATGCTCTGACACAGGGGCGTGATGTGTTGGGTGGCGGTCGATATGAAACGCTCGTGTGTGCTGGACAGGTCGATGGCCTGCCTGTTCTGACCTTTACTGCACCGTGGGGAATGAACGATATTCAGTGGGTTCCCCCCTCACCGGCATACGTGCGTTTCCTGGCGTCGGGCCTACTGTCGACTGGCGCGTGGGACGAGGATGCCGTGGCCACGTACGTCGCGGCATGTCCGGGCGCATCCGGTCACTGGTCGTCGAAAGACATCGCCGCTCTACTGAAACCAAAAGCGCTCTGA
- a CDS encoding zinc-binding dehydrogenase: MKAVVIRTFGSADGLEVVDLPVPGPGPGQVRIATEAVGVGGVDAVVRRGTLAGYGFREGHLLGSEVAGRVTAVGEGVDASWRGRRVWAFTGLSGGYAEQAVAAVGDVLPLPDGLGAVDAVTLGGSGVVAHFALRHGRLAPGETVLVRGAAGSIGIAAVQLAARGGAGAVVVTTSSAGRGARLRELGATHVLDRAGEGGGPDAPSGFDVVIDVVGGPQVPRFLDRLRPGGRFVAVGVVAGPPPADFGMRLVDAFRKSLTFATFSSDTVPGPDRQAVLSAQFAEAARGELRTVVHQVLPLSEAARAHRAMDAGEVFGRIVLTP, translated from the coding sequence ATGAAGGCTGTCGTGATCAGGACGTTCGGAAGCGCCGACGGCCTGGAGGTCGTCGACCTGCCCGTGCCCGGCCCCGGGCCGGGGCAGGTGCGGATCGCCACGGAGGCGGTCGGGGTGGGCGGGGTGGACGCCGTCGTCCGCCGGGGCACCCTCGCCGGGTACGGCTTCCGGGAGGGGCATCTCCTCGGCAGCGAGGTCGCGGGGCGCGTCACCGCGGTGGGCGAGGGCGTGGACGCCTCGTGGCGGGGGCGGCGGGTCTGGGCGTTCACGGGTCTGTCCGGTGGCTACGCCGAGCAGGCCGTCGCCGCGGTCGGGGACGTCCTCCCGCTGCCCGACGGGCTGGGAGCCGTCGACGCGGTGACCCTCGGCGGGTCGGGGGTGGTCGCCCACTTCGCGCTGCGGCACGGCCGGCTCGCGCCCGGCGAGACCGTGCTGGTGCGCGGCGCCGCGGGCAGCATCGGGATCGCGGCGGTGCAGCTCGCGGCCCGGGGCGGGGCGGGCGCGGTGGTGGTCACCACCTCGTCCGCCGGGCGCGGTGCCCGTCTGCGGGAGCTGGGCGCGACCCATGTCCTGGACCGGGCCGGCGAGGGCGGCGGCCCGGACGCGCCCTCCGGCTTCGACGTGGTGATCGACGTGGTGGGCGGCCCTCAGGTCCCCCGCTTCCTGGACCGGCTGCGGCCCGGGGGCCGGTTCGTCGCCGTCGGCGTGGTCGCCGGGCCGCCGCCGGCGGACTTCGGCATGCGGCTGGTGGACGCCTTCCGCAAGTCCCTGACGTTCGCCACGTTCAGCTCCGACACGGTGCCGGGCCCCGACCGTCAGGCGGTGCTCTCGGCCCAGTTCGCCGAGGCCGCCCGCGGCGAACTGCGCACGGTCGTGCACCAGGTGCTGCCCCTGTCCGAGGCGGCCCGGGCCCACCGGGCGATGGACGCGGGCGAGGTCTTCGGCCGCATCGTGCTGACCCCCTGA
- a CDS encoding ATP-binding cassette domain-containing protein, with the protein MTRIDDYPETAKSAVTVRGLVKHYGRTKALDGVDLDVREGTVMGVLGPNGAGKTTLVRILSTLIAPDAGQAVVAGYDVVRQPRQLRRVIGLTGQYASVDEKLPGWENLYMIGRLLDLPRKAARARADEMLERFSLTEAARRPAGTYSGGMRRRLDLAASMIGRPAVLFLDEPTTGLDPRTRNEVWDEVQRMVGDGVTVLLTTQYMEEAEQLASELTVVDRGKVIAGGRIEELKAKVGGRTLRIRPADPLRLRPLAAFLDGLGITGLATTTVDPERDSVLVPVLSDEQLTAVIGAVTAHGITLAAVTTELPSLDEVFLSLTGHRASAPQDAVPADAREEVAV; encoded by the coding sequence ATGACGCGAATCGACGACTACCCCGAGACCGCGAAGAGCGCGGTCACCGTGCGGGGGCTGGTCAAGCACTACGGCCGCACCAAGGCGCTGGACGGCGTCGACCTGGACGTCCGCGAGGGCACCGTGATGGGTGTGCTCGGACCGAACGGCGCCGGCAAGACCACCCTCGTGCGCATCCTCTCCACCCTCATCGCCCCCGACGCCGGGCAGGCCGTCGTCGCCGGCTACGACGTCGTGCGGCAGCCCCGGCAACTGCGCCGGGTGATCGGGCTCACCGGCCAGTACGCCTCGGTGGACGAGAAGCTCCCGGGCTGGGAGAACCTCTACATGATCGGCCGGCTGCTGGACCTGCCCCGCAAGGCGGCACGGGCCCGGGCCGACGAGATGCTGGAGCGGTTCTCGCTGACCGAGGCCGCCCGGCGGCCCGCGGGGACCTACTCCGGCGGCATGCGGCGCCGCCTGGACCTCGCCGCCTCCATGATCGGACGGCCCGCCGTCCTCTTCCTGGACGAGCCGACCACCGGCCTGGACCCGCGCACCCGCAACGAGGTCTGGGACGAGGTGCAGCGGATGGTCGGGGACGGGGTGACCGTCCTGCTGACCACCCAGTACATGGAGGAGGCCGAGCAGCTCGCCTCCGAGCTGACCGTCGTCGACCGGGGCAAGGTCATCGCCGGCGGCCGCATCGAGGAGCTGAAGGCCAAGGTGGGCGGGCGCACCCTGCGGATACGCCCGGCCGACCCGCTGCGCCTGCGGCCGCTCGCCGCCTTCCTGGACGGGCTGGGCATCACCGGGCTCGCCACCACCACCGTGGACCCCGAGCGGGACTCGGTGCTGGTGCCCGTCCTCAGCGACGAGCAACTGACCGCCGTGATCGGCGCGGTGACCGCGCACGGCATCACCCTCGCCGCCGTCACCACCGAACTGCCCAGCCTGGACGAGGTGTTCCTGTCCCTCACCGGCCACCGCGCCAGTGCCCCGCAGGACGCCGTGCCCGCCGACGCCCGCGAGGAGGTCGCCGTATGA
- a CDS encoding ABC transporter permease, protein MSAATVTPDARIPLRGHLRHTGALVRRNLLWIRQDPESLFDAVLMPIVFTLLFVYVFGGSIGQALGGGQDSYVQYVVPGLLAMMSLTMAQGVGTGFNQDFNSGVMDRFRSLPIGRGSVLIAKIVVELARMLVATAILLAVGVLVGFDITHWGGLLAAVALAAAFGSGLMWVFLTLGVTMKNVQSVQAMGFLVMMPLQFGSSVFAPPSSMPGWLRAFTDYNPVSALADASRGLMTGGPVAHDLWLTLGWAAALTAVMAPVAVHKFRTKS, encoded by the coding sequence ATGAGCGCCGCCACCGTCACCCCCGACGCCCGGATCCCGCTGCGCGGGCATCTGCGGCACACCGGCGCGCTGGTGCGCCGCAACCTGCTGTGGATACGGCAGGACCCGGAGTCCCTGTTCGACGCCGTGCTGATGCCGATCGTCTTCACGCTGCTGTTCGTGTACGTCTTCGGCGGGTCCATCGGGCAGGCCCTGGGCGGCGGTCAGGACAGTTACGTGCAGTACGTGGTGCCCGGCCTGCTGGCCATGATGAGCCTGACCATGGCCCAGGGGGTCGGCACCGGCTTCAACCAGGACTTCAACTCCGGTGTGATGGACCGCTTCCGGTCCCTGCCCATCGGGCGCGGCTCCGTGCTGATCGCCAAGATCGTGGTGGAGCTGGCGCGGATGCTGGTCGCGACGGCGATCCTGCTGGCCGTGGGCGTCCTGGTCGGTTTCGACATCACCCACTGGGGCGGTCTGCTGGCCGCCGTGGCCCTGGCGGCGGCGTTCGGCTCCGGCCTGATGTGGGTCTTCCTCACCCTCGGCGTCACCATGAAGAACGTCCAGTCCGTGCAGGCGATGGGCTTCCTGGTGATGATGCCGCTCCAGTTCGGCTCGTCGGTCTTCGCGCCGCCCAGTTCGATGCCGGGCTGGCTGCGGGCCTTCACCGACTACAACCCCGTCTCGGCCCTCGCGGACGCCTCGCGCGGGCTGATGACCGGCGGCCCGGTCGCGCACGACCTGTGGCTGACGCTCGGCTGGGCGGCCGCGCTCACGGCGGTGATGGCCCCGGTGGCCGTCCACAAGTTCCGCACCAAGAGCTGA
- a CDS encoding endonuclease/exonuclease/phosphatase family protein, whose protein sequence is MAQQAYMTETDNGGPGPERRGTRIRRLFERLAAGWRGDRRIWRRGLFTALVALLLSAVMAAHSHIPNAVGNLGSLIETFLPWLGLLVPVLLAVALLRRSATALIAVLVPAIVWLNLFGGLLTDKAGAGGDLTVATHNVNAGNADPAGTARSVAASGADVLALEELKASAVATYEDALAPTYKYHAVVGTVGLWSKYPMSDVDAVDIRLGWKRAMRATVTTPEGPVAVYVAHLPSVRVKLEAGFTARQRDKSADALGEAIADEQLERKILLGDLNGTMNDRALNAITSQMRSTQGAAGDGFGFSWPASFPMARIDQILVTGVEPETSWTLPATGSDHLPVAARVKVDTSAS, encoded by the coding sequence ATGGCGCAGCAGGCGTACATGACGGAGACGGACAACGGCGGCCCGGGACCCGAGCGCCGCGGCACCCGGATTCGACGCCTGTTCGAGCGGCTGGCCGCGGGCTGGCGCGGCGACCGGCGGATCTGGCGCCGCGGCCTGTTCACCGCCCTGGTGGCCCTCCTCCTCTCGGCCGTCATGGCGGCGCACTCCCACATCCCCAACGCCGTCGGCAACCTCGGCAGCCTGATCGAGACCTTCCTGCCGTGGCTGGGCCTGCTCGTCCCCGTGCTGCTCGCCGTCGCCCTGCTGCGGCGGTCGGCGACGGCGCTGATCGCGGTGCTGGTCCCGGCGATCGTGTGGCTGAACCTCTTCGGCGGCCTGCTCACCGACAAGGCCGGCGCGGGCGGCGACCTGACGGTGGCCACGCACAACGTCAACGCGGGCAACGCCGACCCCGCCGGTACGGCCCGGTCGGTGGCCGCCTCCGGCGCGGACGTGCTCGCGCTGGAGGAGCTGAAGGCGTCCGCGGTCGCCACCTACGAGGACGCGCTGGCGCCGACGTACAAGTACCACGCGGTGGTCGGCACCGTCGGGCTGTGGAGCAAGTACCCGATGAGCGACGTCGACGCGGTCGACATCCGCCTGGGCTGGAAGCGCGCGATGCGCGCCACCGTGACCACGCCCGAGGGGCCGGTCGCCGTGTACGTCGCCCACCTGCCCTCGGTCCGCGTGAAGCTGGAGGCCGGCTTCACCGCCCGGCAGCGGGACAAGAGCGCCGACGCGCTGGGCGAGGCCATCGCCGACGAGCAACTGGAGAGGAAGATCCTCCTCGGCGACCTCAACGGGACCATGAACGACCGCGCGCTGAACGCGATCACCTCCCAGATGCGCTCCACGCAGGGCGCGGCGGGCGACGGTTTCGGCTTCAGCTGGCCGGCGTCGTTCCCGATGGCCCGGATCGACCAGATCCTCGTCACGGGGGTCGAACCGGAGACCAGCTGGACCCTGCCGGCCACCGGCAGCGATCACCTCCCGGTCGCCGCCCGTGTGAAGGTCGACACATCCGCTTCCTGA
- a CDS encoding YDG/SRA domain-containing protein, with protein sequence MIGDVPNVEAGQEFSTRRQAHEAGVHRPLQAGICGTKKTGAESIVVSGGYKDDEDYGDVIVYTGHGGQDGAGNQASDQTLDDSGNAALVTSYLEGLPVRVLRGYQAGTPYAPASGYRYDGLYRVTNYGSKLGIDGFLIWQFRLEAYDDTPTPQATQQAELPSAPGEGEAAVTGNETPERITSTVQRIVRSSAVKRQVKEWHDNRCQICDLRIEVPGGSYSEGAHIRALGAPHNGPDTTGNVLCLCPNCHVMLDAGAIVIEDDLTVIRGGQPAGTLRTDPRHTIDLECVRHHRERWRQ encoded by the coding sequence ATGATCGGTGATGTACCCAACGTTGAAGCGGGCCAGGAGTTCAGCACGCGCCGGCAGGCGCACGAGGCGGGTGTCCATAGGCCCTTGCAGGCGGGCATCTGCGGGACGAAGAAGACCGGTGCCGAGTCCATCGTCGTGTCCGGCGGCTACAAGGACGATGAGGACTACGGTGACGTCATCGTCTACACCGGCCACGGTGGCCAGGACGGCGCCGGCAACCAGGCGAGCGACCAGACCTTGGACGACTCTGGCAATGCAGCGCTCGTGACGAGCTACCTCGAAGGACTGCCTGTCCGCGTCCTGCGCGGCTACCAGGCTGGTACCCCTTACGCCCCTGCGTCCGGGTACCGGTACGACGGTCTGTACCGGGTCACCAACTACGGCAGCAAGCTTGGCATCGATGGCTTCCTGATCTGGCAGTTCCGCCTCGAAGCCTATGACGACACCCCCACGCCCCAGGCGACGCAGCAGGCGGAGCTCCCGAGCGCGCCTGGAGAGGGGGAGGCTGCTGTCACGGGGAATGAGACCCCGGAGCGCATTACCTCGACTGTGCAGCGCATCGTTCGAAGCAGCGCTGTAAAGCGACAGGTGAAGGAGTGGCACGACAACCGGTGCCAGATCTGCGACCTGCGCATCGAGGTCCCCGGCGGAAGCTACAGCGAAGGCGCCCACATTCGAGCCCTCGGGGCTCCTCACAACGGCCCGGACACGACCGGCAACGTCCTCTGCCTGTGCCCGAACTGCCACGTGATGCTCGACGCCGGCGCCATCGTCATCGAAGACGACCTGACGGTGATCCGCGGCGGCCAGCCTGCCGGCACGTTGCGCACCGACCCCCGGCACACGATCGACCTAGAGTGCGTCCGTCACCACCGCGAACGCTGGCGCCAGTAG
- a CDS encoding MFS transporter has product MPLALLALAVGAFGIGTTEFVMMGLLPDVAADLHISIPTAGHLVSAYALGVVIGAPLLAAATARLSRRTVLIGLMVLFVAGNALSALAPGHHSLLAARFLSGLPHGAFFGVGAVVATNMVAPERKARSVSLMFLGLTVANIAGVPVATLMGQHLGWRATFLGVSAIGLAAIAALALLVPRDGADASVTGVRGELAALRSLPVWLALATTVAGFGALFSAYSYITPMLTDTAGFADASVTLLLALFGVGATAGNLLGGRLADHSLRATLFGGLVSLLAVLALFPLLMRTEAGAAVAVALLGMAAFVTGSPLQLMVMEKAAAAPSLASSANQAAFNLANAGGAWIGGLALAAGFGVTSPALAGAALAALGLAVAAVAYVVDRRTPRPVRERVVTGHVPEVSETVRR; this is encoded by the coding sequence ATGCCCCTGGCCCTGCTCGCCCTTGCCGTGGGCGCCTTCGGCATCGGTACCACCGAGTTCGTGATGATGGGGCTGCTGCCCGACGTCGCGGCCGACCTGCACATCTCGATCCCCACCGCCGGCCATCTGGTCTCGGCGTACGCGCTGGGCGTCGTCATCGGCGCCCCGCTGCTCGCGGCGGCCACCGCCCGGCTGTCCCGGCGGACGGTCCTCATCGGCCTGATGGTCCTGTTCGTGGCCGGCAACGCCCTGTCCGCCCTCGCCCCCGGCCACCACTCCCTGCTCGCCGCCCGCTTCCTCAGCGGTCTGCCGCACGGCGCCTTCTTCGGCGTCGGCGCCGTCGTCGCCACGAACATGGTCGCGCCGGAACGCAAGGCCCGCTCCGTCTCCCTGATGTTCCTCGGCCTGACCGTCGCCAACATCGCGGGCGTGCCGGTCGCCACGCTCATGGGCCAGCACCTCGGCTGGCGGGCGACGTTCCTCGGCGTCAGCGCGATCGGCCTGGCGGCGATCGCGGCCCTCGCGCTGCTCGTCCCGCGCGACGGCGCGGACGCCTCCGTCACGGGCGTGCGGGGCGAACTGGCCGCCCTGCGCTCCCTCCCCGTCTGGCTGGCCCTCGCCACCACCGTCGCGGGCTTCGGCGCGCTCTTCTCGGCGTACAGCTACATCACGCCGATGCTCACGGACACCGCCGGGTTCGCCGACGCGAGTGTGACCCTGCTGCTCGCCCTGTTCGGCGTGGGCGCCACCGCGGGCAACCTGCTGGGCGGCCGGCTCGCCGACCACTCCCTGCGGGCCACCCTCTTCGGCGGCCTGGTCTCGCTGCTGGCCGTCCTGGCTCTCTTCCCCCTCCTCATGCGCACGGAGGCCGGCGCGGCCGTGGCGGTGGCCCTCCTCGGCATGGCGGCCTTCGTCACCGGCTCGCCGCTCCAGCTGATGGTCATGGAGAAGGCGGCCGCGGCGCCCTCCCTGGCCTCCTCGGCCAACCAGGCCGCCTTCAACCTGGCCAACGCGGGCGGCGCCTGGATCGGCGGCCTGGCGCTGGCGGCCGGCTTCGGCGTCACCTCCCCCGCGCTCGCCGGCGCCGCCCTCGCGGCCCTCGGCCTCGCGGTGGCCGCCGTGGCGTACGTCGTCGACCGCCGGACCCCGCGCCCGGTCCGGGAGCGCGTGGTGACCGGCCACGTACCGGAGGTCTCCGAGACCGTACGCCGCTGA
- a CDS encoding TetR/AcrR family transcriptional regulator, whose translation MTGRSSHLARSDARDNRARILRAARAVFGERGLGAPVREVARHAGVGPATLYRHFPAKRDLAEAAFADQRHICRTVVRDALADPDPWHGLRSLIERICELHARSPGFADAFMTAFPEAADFAADRERSLFAVTELARRARRTGELRAGFVVDDLILMLAAHRGVQDLPPADRLTASRRFAAYMIEAFRAVPGTEPRPPLPSAPRLRP comes from the coding sequence ATGACCGGCCGTTCGTCTCACCTGGCCCGCTCCGACGCCCGCGACAACCGCGCCCGCATCCTGAGGGCCGCCCGCGCGGTGTTCGGCGAGCGGGGACTGGGCGCGCCCGTGCGCGAGGTCGCCCGGCACGCGGGCGTCGGCCCCGCCACGCTCTACCGGCACTTCCCGGCCAAGCGGGACCTGGCCGAGGCCGCCTTCGCCGACCAGCGGCACATCTGCCGCACCGTCGTCCGCGACGCCCTCGCGGACCCGGACCCCTGGCACGGCTTGCGCAGCCTCATCGAGCGGATCTGCGAACTGCACGCCCGCAGCCCCGGGTTCGCCGACGCCTTCATGACGGCGTTCCCCGAGGCCGCCGACTTCGCCGCGGACCGGGAACGGAGCCTCTTCGCGGTCACCGAACTGGCCCGCCGCGCCCGGCGGACCGGCGAGCTGCGGGCCGGCTTCGTCGTGGACGACCTGATCCTGATGCTCGCGGCCCACCGGGGCGTCCAGGACCTGCCGCCCGCCGACCGGCTCACGGCCTCCCGCCGCTTCGCCGCCTACATGATCGAGGCGTTCCGCGCCGTGCCGGGTACGGAACCACGGCCGCCGCTGCCCTCGGCACCGCGCCTGCGGCCGTGA
- the panB gene encoding 3-methyl-2-oxobutanoate hydroxymethyltransferase: MTQLPAARNKSADGSKALYGGKGTRRITVRDIAAAKERGEKWPMLTAYDAMTASVFDEAGIPVMLVGDSAGNCHLGYDTTVPVTLDEMTMLSAAVVRGTSRALIVADLPFGSYQEGPVQALRSATRLVKEAGVGAVKLEGGERSHRQIELLVESGIPVMAHIGLTPQSVHAMGYRVQGRGEEAAQQLLRDAKAVQDAGAFAVVLELVPAELAAEVTRTLHIPTVGIGAGPETDAQVLVWTDMLGLTGGRVPKFVKQYADLRQVMGDAAKAFAQDVVGGTFPQEEHSVH; this comes from the coding sequence ATGACGCAGCTTCCGGCTGCCCGCAACAAGTCCGCCGACGGCAGCAAGGCGCTGTACGGCGGCAAGGGCACCCGCCGCATCACCGTCCGCGACATCGCCGCCGCCAAGGAGCGCGGCGAGAAGTGGCCGATGCTCACCGCGTACGACGCGATGACCGCGTCCGTGTTCGACGAGGCCGGCATCCCGGTCATGCTGGTCGGAGACTCCGCGGGCAACTGCCACCTCGGGTACGACACCACCGTGCCCGTCACCCTCGACGAGATGACCATGCTGTCGGCGGCGGTCGTGCGGGGCACCAGCCGCGCCCTGATCGTCGCCGACCTGCCCTTCGGCTCGTACCAGGAGGGGCCGGTGCAGGCGCTGCGCTCGGCGACCCGGCTGGTGAAGGAGGCGGGCGTGGGCGCCGTGAAGCTGGAGGGCGGCGAGCGCTCGCACCGGCAGATCGAGCTGCTGGTGGAGTCCGGCATCCCGGTGATGGCGCACATCGGGCTCACCCCGCAGTCCGTCCACGCCATGGGGTACCGCGTGCAGGGGCGCGGCGAGGAGGCGGCCCAGCAGTTGCTGCGGGACGCCAAGGCCGTGCAGGACGCCGGCGCCTTCGCCGTGGTGCTGGAGCTGGTGCCGGCCGAGCTCGCGGCCGAGGTGACGCGGACCCTGCACATCCCGACGGTCGGCATCGGCGCCGGGCCCGAGACCGACGCGCAGGTGCTGGTGTGGACCGACATGCTCGGGCTGACCGGCGGCCGGGTGCCGAAGTTCGTGAAGCAGTACGCCGACCTGCGTCAGGTCATGGGTGACGCGGCGAAGGCGTTCGCGCAGGATGTCGTCGGCGGAACGTTCCCGCAGGAGGAGCACTCCGTCCACTGA
- a CDS encoding PIN domain-containing protein: MSTFLAGFDGLWARSIDDYKEAVKRYLIVLDTNVLLELYRFTPQARHELLDVLAQLDHRLWVPHQVAREYHNRRFEAVREHLNLYTSVPDGLNTLRNKALHEVQNLAKRCSMNDADKQLLTAPINDAFDKVAAEIRRHSDAFDLSLAKVVRDDPILSALSRILDGKTGDPFSDEDSDALIAEFQERVAEQIPPGYRDAGKSENAHGDFFVWEQLLREAAQRQTPVLLVTNDVKDDWVKKEAGFVVGARPELLEEFKERCNNDLLMTQLPHFLGMAKEVLGAAVSQSTMQQAKNVRDSGSERDVLVTLPSRHFGPIYNYIATYYENHYVRADGSLSSEEEGAAEETLRILNSMKIRKRNTHGDVLVAIPLECFERFRHYVSVQSAVGGTDSEGPEREDRTSEYRLLMNELADLRGLLESARKERDMAIAVVAENERAARNADSTTPDAERERLAREAKESRRKLLDTASSIHDLEMQIHAISRQLDSSRSVN, translated from the coding sequence ATGTCAACGTTTCTTGCTGGCTTTGATGGGTTGTGGGCTCGTTCCATCGACGATTACAAGGAAGCCGTCAAACGCTACCTGATCGTGCTAGATACGAACGTATTGCTGGAACTCTACCGATTTACTCCACAGGCGCGGCATGAGCTACTTGACGTGCTAGCTCAATTGGATCACCGCTTGTGGGTCCCCCATCAGGTAGCACGCGAATATCACAACCGCCGATTTGAAGCCGTGCGCGAGCATTTGAATCTCTACACTTCTGTCCCTGACGGCCTCAACACGCTGCGCAATAAGGCGCTACACGAGGTGCAGAATCTGGCTAAAAGATGTTCGATGAACGACGCAGATAAACAACTTCTGACAGCGCCTATCAATGATGCCTTCGATAAGGTCGCTGCAGAGATTCGGCGTCATTCGGACGCATTTGACCTATCGCTAGCTAAAGTCGTGCGCGATGACCCCATCCTCTCCGCCCTCTCGCGAATCCTGGACGGGAAAACAGGTGACCCGTTCTCCGACGAAGACAGCGACGCCCTTATTGCGGAATTCCAAGAAAGAGTTGCTGAGCAAATTCCGCCAGGCTATCGAGATGCGGGCAAGTCCGAGAACGCGCACGGGGATTTTTTCGTCTGGGAGCAACTGCTGAGAGAAGCTGCGCAACGGCAAACGCCAGTCCTGTTGGTTACGAATGACGTTAAGGATGATTGGGTAAAAAAGGAAGCTGGATTCGTTGTTGGGGCCCGCCCTGAACTTCTCGAAGAGTTCAAGGAACGCTGCAACAATGATCTCTTGATGACTCAACTGCCGCATTTTCTTGGCATGGCGAAGGAGGTGCTGGGTGCTGCGGTGAGTCAATCGACTATGCAACAGGCGAAGAATGTGCGCGATAGCGGATCGGAGCGAGACGTGCTTGTCACCCTTCCCAGCCGACATTTCGGTCCGATCTACAACTACATTGCTACCTACTATGAGAACCACTATGTCCGCGCTGATGGCTCATTGAGTTCCGAAGAGGAGGGAGCGGCGGAGGAAACTCTTCGGATTCTCAACTCAATGAAGATACGCAAACGGAACACTCATGGGGATGTCTTGGTTGCGATCCCGTTAGAGTGCTTCGAGCGTTTCCGTCATTACGTCAGTGTGCAAAGCGCCGTAGGTGGCACAGATAGTGAGGGACCAGAACGCGAGGACAGGACCAGCGAGTACCGCCTCCTCATGAATGAGTTGGCCGATCTTAGGGGGTTGCTGGAATCTGCTCGCAAAGAGCGTGATATGGCGATAGCTGTGGTTGCGGAAAATGAGAGGGCGGCGCGTAACGCGGACTCCACCACGCCGGACGCAGAGCGGGAAAGGCTTGCCAGGGAAGCAAAGGAAAGCAGGCGGAAGCTTCTCGATACAGCTTCTTCGATTCATGATCTGGAAATGCAGATTCATGCAATTTCTCGCCAATTGGACAGTTCGAGATCCGTCAACTGA